From the genome of Bifidobacterium asteroides, one region includes:
- a CDS encoding ABC transporter permease, with protein MNESSEQNESQARVYFPDPLPGQERFVAPIDETPLREVDSVDEDVPPTSMWADAWKTLRRNPLFIISAILAIVVILVALFPNLFAKQDPMACNLSNSVEPGRPGHPFGFDLQGCDVYSRVIHGARTSVAIGIMTTILVTVFGGLIGAIAGFFGGWVDAVLSRITDIFFAIPMILGAIVLLQMFRTSTSLWKIILTLTLFGWVNMARITRSAVLEAKNLEFNTASTALGSTPLRNLFRHILPNSLAPVIVMATMSLGTYIVSEATLSFLGIGLPSTVVSWGGDISTAQSLLTTNPSVLFYPSAALAITVLAFIMMGDAVKDALDPKSRTA; from the coding sequence ATGAACGAGTCAAGCGAACAGAACGAAAGCCAGGCCCGCGTATACTTCCCCGACCCCTTGCCGGGGCAGGAGCGGTTCGTGGCCCCCATCGACGAGACGCCCCTGCGCGAAGTGGACTCGGTGGATGAGGACGTGCCGCCTACCAGCATGTGGGCCGACGCTTGGAAGACCCTGAGGCGCAACCCGCTCTTCATCATTTCTGCAATCCTGGCGATCGTGGTCATCCTGGTGGCCCTCTTCCCCAACCTCTTCGCCAAGCAGGACCCCATGGCCTGCAACCTGTCCAATTCCGTGGAGCCAGGCCGGCCGGGACACCCCTTCGGCTTCGACCTGCAGGGCTGCGACGTATACAGCCGCGTCATCCACGGGGCCCGGACTTCGGTGGCCATCGGCATCATGACCACCATCCTGGTCACCGTCTTCGGCGGACTCATCGGGGCAATCGCCGGATTCTTCGGGGGCTGGGTTGACGCAGTGCTCAGCCGCATCACCGACATCTTCTTCGCCATTCCCATGATTCTGGGTGCCATCGTGCTCCTGCAGATGTTCCGTACCTCCACCTCACTGTGGAAGATCATCCTGACCCTGACCCTCTTCGGCTGGGTCAACATGGCACGTATCACCCGAAGCGCCGTCCTGGAAGCCAAGAACCTGGAGTTCAACACCGCATCCACGGCCCTGGGCTCCACGCCTCTGCGCAACCTCTTCCGGCATATCCTGCCCAACTCACTGGCCCCGGTCATCGTCATGGCCACCATGTCGCTGGGCACCTACATCGTCTCTGAGGCCACTCTGAGCTTCCTGGGCATCGGCCTGCCCTCCACAGTGGTCTCCTGGGGCGGAGACATCTCGACGGCCCAGAGTCTTCTGACCACCAATCCCTCGGTCCTCTTCTATCCCTCCGCAGCCCTGGCCATCACCGTGCTGGCCTTCATCATGATGGGTGACGCGGTCAAGGATGCGTTGGATCCCAAGAGCAGAACGGCCTGA
- a CDS encoding ABC transporter permease, with protein sequence MGKYLLRRILQMIPVVLGTTLLIYALVFALPGDPVAAMFGDKPVNQAVAAQIRSEYNLDKPFIVQYVLFLKNALTLNFGNTFAGQPVISVIGRAFPVTIKLALMAFVFEGVFGVIFGIIGGLTKGKWSDNIILVFSLLLISVPTFVTGFILQYLFGVKWHLLPATAGANPGFIDLLMPAIVLGSVSMASIIRLTRTEITSNISEDYVRTARAKGMSNRSVIVRHVLRNSLIPVITYLGADIGGLMGGAMITERIFNIQGVGNTLYQAILRGEGTLVVSIVTILVLIFVITSLLVDLLYAVLDPRIRYA encoded by the coding sequence ATGGGAAAATATCTTCTGCGACGTATTCTGCAGATGATCCCCGTCGTTCTCGGCACGACACTGCTGATATACGCGCTGGTCTTCGCGCTTCCTGGCGACCCTGTGGCCGCCATGTTCGGGGACAAGCCAGTCAACCAGGCCGTTGCCGCACAGATACGTTCGGAATACAATCTCGACAAGCCCTTCATCGTGCAGTACGTGCTCTTCCTGAAGAACGCACTGACCCTGAACTTCGGTAACACTTTCGCCGGCCAGCCCGTGATCAGCGTGATCGGCAGGGCCTTCCCCGTGACCATCAAGCTGGCCCTGATGGCCTTCGTCTTCGAGGGCGTCTTCGGTGTGATCTTCGGCATCATCGGCGGCCTGACCAAGGGCAAGTGGTCGGACAACATCATCCTGGTCTTTTCCCTGCTGCTGATCTCGGTGCCTACTTTCGTCACGGGCTTCATCCTGCAGTACCTGTTCGGCGTCAAATGGCATCTGTTGCCGGCCACCGCCGGGGCCAATCCGGGCTTCATTGATCTGCTCATGCCGGCCATCGTGCTGGGATCGGTGTCCATGGCTTCCATCATCCGTCTGACCAGGACGGAGATCACCTCCAACATTTCCGAGGACTACGTGCGCACGGCCCGGGCCAAGGGCATGAGCAACCGGTCCGTTATCGTGCGGCATGTGCTGCGCAATTCGCTGATTCCCGTGATCACCTACCTGGGCGCCGATATCGGCGGACTGATGGGCGGGGCCATGATCACCGAGCGCATCTTCAACATTCAGGGTGTGGGCAACACCCTTTACCAGGCCATCCTGAGGGGCGAAGGCACCCTGGTGGTCTCCATCGTGACCATTCTGGTCCTGATCTTCGTCATCACCAGCCTCCTGGTCGACCTGCTCTACGCAGTGCTCGACCCGCGAATCCGGTATGCGTGA
- a CDS encoding ABC transporter ATP-binding protein gives MTEADKNTTANQENQPLLDVRDLQVDFTADGRTVHAVRNASFNVYPGQWVAIVGESGSGKSTSAMAVLGLLPGTGKVAGGSIRLNGRELVGLDRKDYEALRGSQMGLVPQDPMSNLNPVWRIGSQVKEALTANHMDVSREKRSRLAKALAGDEAVKVKKSDDELFISSKDLPGLLEAARQALSDAGVADVDKTMEAMKTEWDVGSETRWGVAKSLIDAGVDDDKAWRLAKEHVTGSDMNDRIAGLLSEAGLPDAATRARQYPHEFSGGMRQRALIAIGLASRPDLLIADEPTSALDVTVQKRILDHLRSLTESLGTAVLFITHDLGLAAERAQHIVVMYRGQVVESGPSLEVLQHPQHPYTKRLVQAAPSLASQRIISAKQRGQDAEGLLEHHVKGESTLERSEHVITVEHLTREFRLPRRKEMFKAVDDVSFSVKRGTTLAIVGESGSGKSTVANMVLHLLRPTSGRVTYEGQDIADFGGRQLMEFRRHVQPVFQNPYGSLDPMYSIYRSIEEPLRIHKIGNAKSRQRRVKELLDMVEMPESVMGRYPNELSGGQRQRIAIARAMALNPDVIICDEAVSALDVLVQDQVLRLLNDLQAEQGLSYLFITHDLAVVRQIADEVVVMQHGRLVEHATTDEVFDHPQRQYTKDLLDAIPGGKLRLGLD, from the coding sequence ATGACTGAAGCAGACAAGAATACGACCGCCAATCAGGAGAATCAGCCCCTGCTCGATGTGCGGGACCTGCAGGTGGACTTCACCGCTGATGGGCGCACCGTCCACGCAGTTCGCAACGCCTCCTTCAACGTATACCCCGGCCAGTGGGTAGCCATCGTGGGGGAGTCCGGCTCGGGCAAGTCCACCTCGGCCATGGCTGTGCTGGGCCTTCTGCCCGGCACCGGCAAGGTGGCCGGCGGCAGCATCCGGCTCAATGGCCGCGAGCTGGTGGGCCTGGACCGCAAGGACTACGAGGCGCTGCGCGGCTCCCAGATGGGCCTGGTCCCGCAGGACCCCATGAGCAATCTGAACCCGGTCTGGCGCATCGGCTCCCAGGTCAAGGAGGCGCTGACCGCCAACCACATGGACGTCTCCCGGGAGAAGCGCTCCCGGCTGGCAAAGGCCCTGGCTGGTGACGAGGCGGTGAAGGTAAAGAAGTCTGACGACGAGCTCTTCATCTCATCCAAGGACCTGCCCGGTCTGCTCGAAGCTGCCCGTCAGGCCCTGAGCGATGCCGGGGTTGCCGACGTAGACAAGACCATGGAGGCCATGAAGACCGAGTGGGATGTGGGCTCAGAGACCCGCTGGGGCGTGGCCAAGTCCCTGATCGATGCCGGTGTGGATGACGACAAGGCCTGGAGGCTGGCCAAGGAGCACGTGACCGGCTCGGACATGAACGACCGCATCGCCGGTCTGCTGTCGGAGGCCGGACTGCCCGATGCCGCCACCAGGGCCCGGCAGTATCCGCATGAGTTCTCAGGCGGCATGCGCCAGCGCGCCCTGATCGCCATCGGCCTGGCCTCCCGTCCCGACCTGCTGATTGCGGACGAACCCACCAGCGCCCTGGATGTGACCGTCCAGAAGCGAATTCTGGACCACCTGCGCAGCCTGACCGAATCCTTGGGCACTGCCGTGCTTTTCATCACCCACGACCTGGGTCTGGCGGCCGAACGCGCCCAGCACATCGTGGTCATGTACCGGGGCCAGGTGGTGGAGTCCGGTCCCAGCCTGGAGGTCCTGCAGCACCCCCAGCACCCCTACACCAAGCGCCTGGTTCAGGCCGCGCCCTCGCTGGCTTCCCAGCGCATCATCTCCGCCAAGCAGCGCGGCCAGGATGCCGAGGGCCTGCTGGAGCACCATGTCAAGGGTGAGAGCACCCTTGAGCGCAGCGAGCACGTCATCACCGTGGAACACCTGACCCGCGAGTTCAGGCTGCCCCGGCGCAAAGAAATGTTCAAGGCTGTAGACGACGTCTCCTTCTCGGTCAAGCGAGGGACCACCCTGGCCATTGTGGGGGAGTCCGGCTCCGGCAAGTCCACAGTGGCCAACATGGTCCTGCACCTGCTCAGGCCCACCTCGGGCCGGGTGACCTACGAGGGACAGGACATCGCCGACTTCGGCGGCCGTCAGCTCATGGAATTCCGGCGGCACGTGCAGCCGGTCTTCCAGAACCCATACGGCTCCCTGGACCCGATGTACTCCATTTACCGTTCCATTGAGGAGCCCCTGCGCATCCACAAGATCGGCAACGCCAAGTCCCGGCAGAGACGGGTCAAGGAGCTGTTGGACATGGTGGAGATGCCCGAGTCGGTCATGGGTCGCTACCCCAACGAGCTTTCCGGCGGTCAGCGTCAACGCATCGCCATCGCCCGGGCCATGGCCTTGAATCCGGATGTGATCATCTGCGACGAGGCCGTTTCCGCCCTGGACGTGCTGGTTCAGGATCAGGTGTTGCGGCTGCTCAACGACCTGCAGGCTGAGCAAGGTCTGAGTTACCTGTTCATCACCCACGATCTGGCAGTGGTCAGGCAGATCGCCGACGAGGTGGTGGTCATGCAGCACGGCCGGCTGGTGGAGCACGCCACCACCGACGAGGTGTTCGACCACCCGCAGCGCCAGTACACCAAGGATCTGCTGGACGCCATCCCCGGCGGCAAGCTGCGCCTGGGGCTTGACTAG
- a CDS encoding ABC transporter substrate-binding protein gives MKKGSQLTLVSAAICALALLASGCGGGGGTSTEGAEQSSSSQSGNNTVVSIHGCEPAKPLIPSNTVESCGGQVVDAINAKLVRFDNHGKAHNDLASEIKGNDDMDQYKVTLVDGRKFSDGTPITAKSFTKAWSWAANVNNGQLGSSFFANIKGYDDLQKEGAPADAQLSGLKVVDDKTFTVDLSSPSSTFPIQVGYTSFAPLPESFYKDTKAYGENPVSSGPYKFDSWQHNTMVKLRKNASYTGDVKIQNGGIDYKVYTDVASAYADVQAGNLDAIDTIPTSAQKTFMKDSLVKGYNEPGSVLQMFTIPTTMEHFGQDQEGHLRRQAISMALDRKMLIDKVLGGLGVQPTDFTAPTIPGYAKNLKGSDNLKYDARKAKDAWAKADAISQWPADKSFQLVYNADGGAKDFYDGMANSIKNTLGIKAEATPVPTFSEFRGNVNKRAYKDAAFRSAWSPDYPSPESYLMSNFASSAADGNGSNDGDYKNPKFDDLLKQAAKAKNTDEANKLFQQAEEILLQDMPAVPLYYANNKGASAKNVQGLTLCWNSYPNLAELSKKQ, from the coding sequence ATGAAGAAGGGTTCACAGCTTACGCTCGTGTCCGCAGCCATCTGTGCCTTGGCGCTTTTGGCCAGCGGCTGCGGCGGTGGCGGCGGCACCAGCACTGAGGGTGCCGAGCAGTCGTCCAGCAGCCAGTCAGGCAACAATACCGTCGTTTCGATCCATGGGTGTGAGCCGGCTAAGCCGCTCATTCCCAGCAATACTGTGGAGAGCTGCGGCGGGCAGGTGGTGGATGCCATCAACGCCAAGCTGGTCCGTTTCGACAACCACGGCAAGGCCCACAATGATCTGGCCTCGGAGATCAAGGGCAACGACGACATGGATCAGTACAAGGTCACTCTGGTCGATGGGCGCAAGTTCTCGGACGGCACCCCCATTACAGCCAAGTCCTTCACCAAGGCATGGTCCTGGGCAGCCAATGTGAACAATGGCCAGCTGGGATCTAGCTTCTTCGCCAACATCAAGGGCTATGACGATCTGCAGAAAGAGGGCGCGCCTGCTGACGCCCAGCTGTCAGGTCTGAAAGTCGTGGATGACAAGACCTTCACCGTGGATTTGAGCTCACCCTCCTCCACCTTCCCCATCCAGGTGGGATACACCTCCTTCGCGCCGCTGCCTGAGTCCTTCTACAAGGACACCAAGGCCTACGGGGAGAACCCGGTAAGCTCGGGTCCTTACAAGTTCGATTCCTGGCAGCACAACACAATGGTCAAGCTTCGCAAGAACGCCTCCTACACGGGTGATGTCAAGATTCAGAACGGCGGTATCGACTATAAGGTCTATACGGATGTCGCCTCGGCCTACGCCGATGTGCAAGCTGGCAACCTGGACGCGATTGATACCATCCCCACCTCGGCCCAGAAGACCTTCATGAAAGACAGTCTGGTCAAGGGCTACAACGAGCCCGGCTCCGTCCTGCAGATGTTCACCATTCCTACCACCATGGAGCACTTCGGCCAGGATCAGGAGGGCCACCTGCGTCGCCAGGCCATCTCCATGGCTCTGGATCGTAAGATGCTGATCGACAAGGTTCTGGGCGGCCTGGGCGTGCAGCCTACCGACTTCACGGCACCCACCATCCCTGGCTATGCCAAGAACCTCAAGGGTTCCGATAACTTGAAGTACGATGCCAGGAAGGCCAAGGATGCTTGGGCCAAGGCCGACGCCATCAGCCAGTGGCCGGCCGACAAGAGCTTCCAGCTGGTCTACAACGCCGACGGCGGTGCCAAGGACTTCTATGACGGCATGGCCAACTCCATCAAGAACACACTGGGGATCAAGGCCGAGGCCACCCCTGTGCCCACCTTCAGCGAGTTCCGAGGCAACGTCAACAAGCGCGCCTACAAGGATGCGGCCTTCCGGTCGGCTTGGTCGCCCGACTATCCCTCTCCTGAAAGCTACCTGATGAGCAACTTCGCCAGCTCGGCAGCGGACGGCAACGGGTCCAACGACGGCGATTACAAGAACCCCAAGTTCGACGATCTGCTGAAGCAGGCTGCCAAGGCCAAGAACACCGACGAAGCCAACAAGCTTTTCCAACAGGCAGAGGAGATTCTTCTGCAGGACATGCCCGCGGTACCGCTCTACTATGCCAACAACAAGGGCGCGTCAGCCAAGAATGTGCAAGGATTGACACTGTGCTGGAACAGCTACCCGAACCTTGCGGAGTTGTCAAAGAAACAGTGA
- a CDS encoding DUF3710 domain-containing protein, producing MGLFGFGKKHAKRQAEEDVEDQKDQSKELDESEDAEESDQMSAAETVAERDEAEQSGKGPWDSMDPEAPDTDEYLDIGALLLPFLQGSELRLKANSQTGDVLGATITYKSSSLELEPFAAPKSLGLWDEVRSDLLQANPSCKEVDGVFGKELTLPVKVKGKNLLTRVVGIDGPRWMLRGIFSGPAAKGGREKDVLDGYLADLVVVRGDEPLAPRDLVPMHAPITPNQRRGEAEDPESKDNEGAQIPDKPKGPFDSDQQTEVKTTLSRGPMFSEVR from the coding sequence ATGGGATTGTTCGGTTTCGGAAAGAAACACGCCAAGCGGCAGGCCGAGGAGGACGTCGAGGATCAGAAGGACCAGTCCAAGGAGCTCGACGAGTCCGAGGATGCTGAGGAATCCGACCAGATGTCTGCGGCGGAGACGGTTGCGGAGCGGGACGAAGCCGAGCAGAGCGGGAAGGGTCCTTGGGACAGCATGGATCCCGAGGCCCCCGACACCGATGAGTACTTGGACATCGGCGCCCTGCTGCTGCCCTTCCTGCAGGGCAGCGAGCTGAGGCTCAAGGCCAACTCGCAGACCGGCGACGTGCTGGGAGCCACCATCACCTACAAGTCCTCCAGTCTGGAGCTGGAGCCCTTTGCGGCCCCCAAGTCCCTGGGCCTGTGGGACGAGGTCCGGTCCGACCTGCTCCAGGCTAATCCCTCCTGCAAGGAGGTGGACGGCGTTTTCGGCAAGGAGCTGACCCTGCCCGTCAAGGTCAAGGGCAAGAACCTGCTGACCCGGGTGGTGGGCATCGACGGACCCCGCTGGATGCTGCGAGGCATTTTCTCAGGCCCGGCGGCCAAAGGTGGCAGGGAGAAGGACGTCCTTGACGGCTACCTGGCCGACCTGGTGGTGGTCCGTGGCGACGAGCCCCTGGCCCCACGTGACCTGGTTCCCATGCATGCGCCCATCACGCCCAATCAGCGCCGAGGAGAAGCCGAAGACCCTGAGTCCAAGGACAATGAGGGTGCGCAGATCCCCGACAAGCCGAAGGGCCCCTTCGACTCGGACCAGCAGACCGAGGTGAAGACCACACTGTCGCGCGGACCCATGTTCTCGGAGGTCCGGTAA
- a CDS encoding ABC transporter substrate-binding protein, which yields MKKQSALTIAGAGLCVMALTLGACGGSGGSGSSAEGTNGGSSDAVISVFNPEPANPLIPSMTNEVGGGNPIDVMFSKLVRFDDKGRPANEIAKQIKANEDNTQYTVTINDGWKFSDGTPVTAQSFTKAWSWASSIANKQLGSSFFANIKGYDDLQKEGTPSDAQLSGLKVIDDKTFTVDLTSPSSTFPIQVGYTAFAPLPESFYKDTKAFGEKPVTVGPYKFQSWEHNKSIKLVKDPSYKGGIKVKNGGVEFRAYTDATAAYRDVQAGNLDVLDTLPASARKTFQTDNTVQAINDPGSVIQMFTIPTYMKHFGQDEEGHLRRQAISMSIDRPTIIKKVLSGTAKEVHDFTAPVIPGYSTSIKGSDVLKYNPSKAKELWAEANKISPWGEGDTFKIAYNADGAHKEIYDAVTNSIKNALGIQAAGNPLPTFSEFRSNVQNRKFTDSAFRSGWQPDYPSPESYLSSNFASSAANGNGSNDGDYKNPEFDELMDKAASAKNIDEANKIYQQSEELLFHDLPAVPLYYQNSNGVAAKNIKGFSFNWKGVPAYYNISK from the coding sequence ATGAAGAAGCAATCGGCCCTGACCATTGCTGGCGCCGGACTGTGCGTCATGGCGCTCACGCTGGGCGCCTGCGGCGGATCCGGCGGATCCGGCTCCTCTGCCGAGGGGACCAATGGCGGCAGCTCGGATGCCGTCATCTCGGTCTTCAACCCGGAGCCGGCCAATCCACTCATTCCCAGCATGACCAACGAGGTGGGCGGCGGCAACCCCATCGACGTCATGTTCTCCAAACTGGTCCGCTTCGATGACAAGGGCAGGCCAGCCAACGAGATCGCCAAGCAGATCAAGGCCAACGAGGACAACACCCAGTACACCGTGACCATCAACGACGGTTGGAAGTTCTCGGATGGCACCCCGGTCACCGCACAGTCCTTCACCAAGGCCTGGTCCTGGGCGTCCAGCATCGCCAACAAGCAGCTGGGCTCCAGCTTTTTCGCCAACATCAAGGGCTATGACGACCTGCAGAAGGAGGGCACCCCAAGCGATGCCCAGCTGTCAGGCCTCAAGGTCATCGATGACAAAACCTTCACCGTGGATCTGACCTCGCCCTCCTCCACCTTCCCCATCCAAGTGGGCTACACCGCCTTCGCGCCGCTGCCTGAGTCCTTCTACAAGGACACCAAGGCCTTCGGAGAGAAGCCAGTGACCGTGGGACCTTACAAGTTCCAGTCCTGGGAGCATAACAAGTCCATAAAGCTGGTCAAGGATCCTTCCTACAAGGGCGGCATCAAGGTCAAGAACGGCGGCGTTGAGTTCCGCGCCTACACTGATGCCACGGCAGCCTACCGCGACGTGCAGGCTGGCAATCTGGACGTGCTGGACACTCTGCCTGCCTCGGCTCGCAAGACCTTCCAGACCGACAACACGGTCCAGGCCATCAACGACCCAGGCTCGGTCATCCAGATGTTCACCATCCCCACCTACATGAAGCACTTCGGCCAGGATGAGGAGGGCCACCTGCGTCGTCAGGCCATCTCCATGTCCATCGACCGGCCAACCATCATCAAGAAGGTGCTGTCCGGAACCGCCAAGGAGGTCCACGACTTCACTGCCCCCGTTATCCCCGGTTATTCAACCAGCATCAAGGGATCCGACGTGCTCAAGTACAACCCCTCCAAGGCCAAGGAGCTCTGGGCCGAGGCCAACAAGATCTCCCCCTGGGGCGAGGGCGACACCTTCAAGATCGCCTACAACGCCGATGGTGCCCACAAGGAGATCTACGACGCCGTCACCAACTCCATCAAGAACGCCCTGGGCATCCAGGCTGCGGGCAACCCTCTGCCCACCTTCAGCGAGTTCCGCTCCAACGTGCAGAACCGCAAGTTCACCGACTCGGCCTTCCGCTCCGGCTGGCAGCCTGATTACCCCTCTCCCGAGAGCTATCTGTCCAGCAACTTCGCCAGCTCGGCAGCCAACGGCAACGGGTCCAACGACGGCGATTACAAGAACCCCGAGTTCGACGAACTGATGGACAAGGCGGCCTCCGCCAAGAACATCGACGAGGCCAACAAGATCTACCAGCAGTCCGAGGAGCTGCTCTTCCACGACCTGCCCGCAGTCCCGCTCTACTACCAGAACTCCAACGGCGTGGCCGCCAAGAACATCAAGGGATTCTCCTTCAATTGGAAGGGCGTCCCCGCATACTACAACATCAGCAAGTGA